A single region of the Pseudomonas sp. VD-NE ins genome encodes:
- the folD gene encoding bifunctional methylenetetrahydrofolate dehydrogenase/methenyltetrahydrofolate cyclohydrolase FolD encodes MTAQLIDGKSIAASLRQQIAQRVAERRQQGLRTPGLAVILVGSDPASQVYVSHKRKDCEEVGFLSQAYDLPSDTTQDALTDLIDRLNDDPAIDGILLQLPLPEHLDASKLLERIRPDKDVDGFHPYNVGRLAQRIPLLRPCTPKGIMTLLESTGADLYGMDAVVVGASNIVGRPMAMELLLAGCTVTVTHRFTKDLAGHVGRADLVVVAAGKPGLVKGEWIKEGAIVIDVGINRQDDGKLVGDVVYETALPRAGWITPVPGGVGPMTRACLLENTLYAAETLHV; translated from the coding sequence ATGACTGCACAACTAATCGACGGCAAATCGATCGCCGCCAGCCTGCGCCAGCAGATCGCCCAACGAGTTGCCGAGCGTCGCCAGCAAGGCCTGCGCACTCCCGGCCTCGCGGTGATCCTGGTCGGCAGCGATCCTGCCTCTCAGGTTTATGTCTCGCACAAGCGTAAAGACTGTGAAGAGGTTGGCTTCCTCTCTCAAGCCTACGACCTGCCCTCCGACACCACGCAAGACGCTTTGACCGATCTGATCGATCGCCTCAACGACGACCCTGCAATCGACGGCATCCTGCTTCAGTTGCCGCTGCCCGAGCACCTGGACGCCTCCAAATTGCTGGAGCGCATTCGTCCGGACAAAGACGTCGACGGTTTCCACCCTTATAACGTCGGCCGTCTGGCCCAGCGTATTCCACTGCTGCGTCCGTGCACCCCCAAAGGCATCATGACGCTGCTGGAAAGCACCGGCGCTGACCTTTATGGCATGGACGCAGTGGTCGTCGGCGCTTCCAACATCGTCGGTCGCCCGATGGCGATGGAACTGCTGCTGGCAGGCTGCACCGTGACCGTGACTCACCGCTTCACCAAAGACCTGGCGGGCCACGTTGGCCGTGCCGATCTGGTGGTGGTGGCCGCCGGCAAGCCGGGCCTGGTCAAAGGTGAGTGGATCAAGGAAGGCGCAATCGTGATCGACGTCGGCATCAACCGTCAGGACGACGGCAAACTGGTCGGCGACGTTGTCTACGAAACCGCCCTGCCCCGCGCTGGCTGGATCACGCCGGTACCAGGTGGCGTCGGTCCGATGACCCGCGCCTGCCTGCTGGAAAACACCCTCTATGCGGCAGAAACCCTGCACGTTTGA
- the pbpG gene encoding D-alanyl-D-alanine endopeptidase: MKIRLSILSLFFAFTGTFITPTINAAETTAAPRDASTLKIASGSALLMDMQTNKVIYSSNPDVIVPIASVSKLMTGLVVVEARQNMDEWINVDISNTPEMKGVFSRVKLKSELPRREMLLIALMSSENRAAASLAHHYPGGYAAFIAAMNAKAKALGMTNTHYVEPTGLSERNVSTARDLSKLLVAASKYPILSELTTTKEKTVSFRKPNYTLGFRNTDHLVNKADWDIKITKTGFTNPAGHCLVLVTRMGNRPVALVILDAFGKYTHFADASRIRSWVETGRSASVPAVAQQYKAEKNLKNRQSGVVEASK; encoded by the coding sequence GTGAAAATTCGTCTTTCGATTCTGAGCCTGTTTTTTGCTTTTACAGGCACATTCATCACGCCAACGATCAACGCTGCGGAAACCACCGCTGCCCCGCGTGATGCTTCGACCCTGAAGATCGCCTCCGGCAGTGCCCTGCTCATGGATATGCAGACCAACAAAGTCATCTATTCCAGCAACCCTGACGTGATCGTGCCGATCGCCTCTGTCAGCAAGTTGATGACCGGTTTGGTAGTGGTTGAAGCCCGGCAAAACATGGACGAATGGATCAATGTCGATATCAGCAACACGCCGGAAATGAAGGGCGTGTTCTCCCGAGTCAAGCTCAAGAGTGAACTGCCACGCCGCGAGATGCTGCTGATTGCTCTGATGTCCTCGGAAAACCGCGCGGCCGCCAGCCTCGCGCACCACTACCCGGGCGGTTATGCAGCCTTTATCGCGGCGATGAACGCCAAGGCCAAGGCACTGGGCATGACCAACACCCACTACGTTGAGCCGACGGGCTTGTCCGAGCGCAACGTCTCCACCGCCCGTGACCTGAGCAAATTGTTGGTGGCGGCAAGCAAGTACCCGATCCTCAGCGAACTCACGACCACCAAGGAAAAGACTGTGTCTTTCCGCAAACCCAACTACACCCTGGGTTTCCGCAATACCGATCACTTGGTCAACAAAGCCGACTGGGACATCAAGATCACCAAAACCGGCTTCACCAATCCCGCCGGTCATTGCCTGGTGTTGGTGACCAGGATGGGTAACCGTCCCGTCGCGCTGGTCATTCTCGACGCGTTCGGCAAGTACACCCACTTTGCCGATGCCAGCCGTATTCGCAGTTGGGTAGAAACCGGGCGCAGCGCCAGCGTTCCGGCGGTGGCTCAGCAGTACAAGGCCGAGAAAAACCTCAAGAATCGCCAGAGCGGCGTAGTCGAAGCGTCCAAGTAA
- a CDS encoding DUF6021 family protein — protein sequence MKDSPAAKGPHSSEHSSGDDLGFDPDSPDLDDPQVDPVGPAKAPLDVEPGEDAKKPAKPYDPLANLKP from the coding sequence ATGAAAGATTCCCCAGCAGCGAAAGGCCCGCATTCCTCCGAGCATTCCTCGGGCGATGATTTGGGGTTCGATCCGGACTCGCCCGATCTTGATGATCCGCAGGTCGATCCTGTCGGCCCCGCCAAGGCGCCTCTCGACGTCGAGCCCGGCGAGGATGCCAAGAAGCCGGCCAAGCCTTATGACCCGTTAGCCAATCTGAAACCTTGA
- a CDS encoding peptidase C39 family protein, translating into MVQVFSRIRVALLVAGCAAMLAGCAGSVAPEVKRLPERVELSGTFYRGEANQSGPQVLASLLSQQGIVITPGLLEKPLHLPGAEDKLQQNLQNLAREYGMVVYPLDSNLPALLTQVAAGYPVMVRFSEGSAFWAEPRYAILSGYDRNKQKVLLRAGMNRRELMGFSSFESALEKSGGWAVLIQKPSQIPAAVDRQRWLKAADELAQAGQENEAAQARKALAAH; encoded by the coding sequence ATGGTGCAGGTATTTTCTCGAATTCGTGTGGCGCTGCTGGTGGCGGGTTGCGCGGCCATGTTGGCCGGGTGTGCAGGCAGTGTCGCGCCTGAGGTCAAGCGTCTGCCGGAGCGGGTCGAACTCAGCGGCACGTTCTATCGCGGCGAAGCCAATCAGAGCGGCCCGCAAGTGCTGGCCAGCCTGTTGTCGCAGCAGGGCATCGTGATCACCCCGGGGCTGCTCGAGAAACCATTGCACCTGCCGGGTGCGGAAGACAAATTGCAGCAGAACCTGCAAAACCTCGCCCGCGAGTACGGCATGGTGGTTTATCCGCTGGACAGCAACCTTCCAGCGCTCTTGACCCAAGTGGCGGCGGGTTATCCGGTGATGGTGCGTTTCAGCGAAGGTTCGGCATTTTGGGCCGAGCCGCGTTACGCGATCCTGTCCGGCTACGATCGCAACAAACAGAAAGTGCTGCTGCGCGCTGGCATGAACCGCCGCGAATTGATGGGTTTCAGTTCCTTTGAGTCGGCGCTGGAAAAGTCCGGTGGCTGGGCCGTGCTGATTCAGAAACCGTCGCAGATCCCGGCAGCTGTCGACCGTCAGCGCTGGCTCAAAGCGGCCGATGAACTGGCTCAGGCCGGTCAGGAAAACGAAGCGGCGCAGGCGCGCAAGGCATTGGCCGCACACTGA
- a CDS encoding TerC family protein, which translates to MEYLLQLAASPTAWVALATLVVMEIVLGIDNLIFISILTNKLPKQYQQKARRIGIGMALILRLALLSTIAFIVQLTAPVIEILGQAFSWKDMILIAGGLFLVWKATTEIHHSMDPAPEDPKSATSTVTLGFAAAIGQILMLDMVFSIDSIITAVGMTEHLPIMIIAVVVSVLVMLFAAEPLAKFINDNPTVVMLALGFLIMIGMTLIAEGFGAHVPKGYVYAAMAFSASIEVLNMMSRRAKQKKLAEQA; encoded by the coding sequence ATGGAATATCTGTTACAGCTCGCCGCCAGCCCCACCGCTTGGGTTGCTTTGGCCACATTGGTGGTGATGGAAATCGTGCTCGGCATCGATAACCTGATCTTTATCTCGATCCTGACCAACAAATTGCCCAAGCAGTACCAGCAGAAGGCGCGCCGCATCGGTATCGGCATGGCGTTGATCCTGCGTCTGGCGCTGTTGAGCACCATCGCGTTCATCGTGCAGTTGACTGCACCGGTGATCGAGATTCTGGGTCAGGCTTTCTCGTGGAAGGACATGATCCTGATTGCCGGTGGTCTGTTCCTGGTCTGGAAAGCCACGACCGAGATCCACCACAGCATGGACCCGGCGCCGGAAGATCCGAAGTCGGCGACCTCGACGGTTACGCTTGGTTTCGCTGCCGCTATTGGCCAGATCCTGATGCTCGACATGGTGTTCTCGATCGACAGCATCATTACCGCCGTCGGCATGACTGAACACTTGCCGATCATGATCATCGCGGTGGTGGTGTCGGTGCTGGTGATGCTGTTTGCCGCTGAGCCGCTGGCCAAGTTCATCAACGACAACCCGACGGTGGTGATGCTGGCCCTGGGCTTCCTGATCATGATCGGTATGACTTTGATCGCTGAAGGCTTCGGCGCCCATGTACCGAAAGGTTATGTGTATGCGGCGATGGCGTTCTCGGCTTCGATTGAAGTGCTGAACATGATGTCGCGTCGGGCGAAGCAAAAGAAGCTGGCTGAGCAGGCTTAA
- a CDS encoding MFS transporter, with protein MLLPILLLSAAGFTVLTTEFVIVGLLPAIARDLEVTIPQAGLLVTLFAFTVAMFGPFLTAYFARFERRKLFISILIMFGLANTVAALAPNIWVMAIARLIPALGLPVFWALASETAVDIVGPDFAGRAIAKIGFGIVCATVFGIPVGTLISDAFGWRSAFGILAVIAFAKALLLFVYLPKTSLHQHQVSFRSQFKILRSPLMIGHIVLSILVFSGMFTAYTYLADILERLAGFNGTVVGWCLMAFGAVGLIGNSLGGRAVDRHPLGASVLFCAFMIAGMVSLVPNIHSPLGLAVAMGIWGITQAALFLVSHVRLMKAAPEAPAFAASLNIAGANLGIGLGAMVGGRVIDSAGLGFLGFAAAGFILLSVFLAMVLMTLKPREICAEAS; from the coding sequence ATGCTGTTGCCCATTCTTCTGTTGTCCGCCGCCGGTTTCACGGTGCTGACCACGGAATTCGTCATTGTCGGCCTGTTGCCGGCGATTGCCCGAGACCTCGAAGTCACCATCCCGCAGGCCGGGTTGCTGGTGACTTTATTCGCTTTTACCGTGGCCATGTTCGGGCCTTTCCTGACCGCGTATTTCGCCCGCTTCGAGCGGCGCAAGCTGTTTATCAGCATCCTGATCATGTTTGGTCTGGCCAATACCGTGGCCGCGCTGGCGCCGAACATCTGGGTGATGGCGATTGCCCGGTTGATCCCGGCGCTCGGTCTGCCGGTGTTCTGGGCCTTGGCCAGTGAGACGGCCGTGGACATTGTCGGCCCGGATTTCGCCGGGCGTGCGATCGCCAAGATTGGCTTCGGTATTGTCTGCGCAACAGTGTTCGGCATCCCGGTCGGCACACTGATTTCCGACGCATTCGGCTGGCGCAGTGCCTTTGGCATCTTGGCGGTGATCGCCTTTGCCAAGGCGTTGCTGCTGTTTGTCTACTTGCCAAAAACCAGCCTGCACCAGCATCAGGTCAGCTTCCGCTCGCAGTTCAAGATCCTGCGCAGCCCGTTGATGATCGGGCATATCGTGCTGTCGATTCTGGTGTTCAGCGGCATGTTTACCGCTTACACGTATCTGGCCGACATTCTGGAGCGGCTCGCCGGGTTCAACGGCACCGTGGTCGGTTGGTGCCTGATGGCCTTCGGCGCGGTCGGGCTGATCGGCAACTCGCTGGGTGGTCGTGCAGTGGACCGTCATCCACTCGGGGCGTCGGTGTTGTTTTGCGCATTCATGATTGCCGGCATGGTCTCGCTGGTGCCGAACATTCATTCGCCGCTGGGGCTGGCAGTGGCGATGGGGATCTGGGGCATTACCCAGGCAGCGTTGTTCCTGGTCAGCCATGTACGCCTGATGAAAGCCGCGCCAGAAGCGCCGGCCTTTGCCGCTTCGTTGAACATCGCCGGGGCCAATCTCGGCATCGGTCTGGGCGCCATGGTCGGTGGTCGGGTCATCGACAGTGCGGGCCTGGGCTTCCTCGGCTTTGCCGCCGCCGGGTTCATTTTGCTCTCGGTGTTCCTCGCCATGGTGCTGATGACGCTCAAACCGCGCGAAATCTGCGCCGAGGCGTCATAA
- the sstT gene encoding serine/threonine transporter SstT, which produces MTASSPSLLQHLKNLSLVAQILIGLIAGIALAMFAPQVAKDTAFIGKVFVSALKAVAPILVFVLVMASIANHKHGQETHIRPILFLYLLGTFAAAVVAVIASMAFPSHLVLSTENVAVTAPGGIAEVLQSLLLSVVDNPVNALINANFIGILAWAIGMGVAIRHAGDTTREVLGDLSNGVTLIVRVVIRFAPLGIFGLVASTLATSGFGALIGYAHLLAVLLGCMLFVALVMNPLIVFWKLRRNPYPLTLKCLRESGITAFFTRSSAANIPVNLELSKRLGLHEDTYSVSIPLGATINMAGAAITITVLTLAAVHTLGIAVDIPTAILLSVVAAICACGASGVAGGSLLLIPLACSLFGIPSEIAMQVVAVGFIIGVLQDSAETALNSSTDVLFTAAACLGEEVKAQRTA; this is translated from the coding sequence ATGACCGCTTCATCCCCTTCTCTATTGCAGCACTTGAAAAACCTGAGCCTGGTCGCGCAGATCCTCATCGGCCTGATCGCCGGTATTGCCTTGGCGATGTTTGCCCCGCAAGTGGCAAAAGACACCGCGTTCATCGGCAAAGTGTTCGTGTCGGCGTTGAAAGCCGTCGCACCGATTCTGGTGTTCGTCCTCGTGATGGCCTCGATTGCCAACCACAAGCACGGCCAGGAAACCCACATCCGCCCGATTCTGTTCCTCTATCTGCTGGGCACCTTCGCCGCAGCAGTGGTGGCCGTGATCGCCAGCATGGCGTTCCCGTCCCATCTGGTGCTGTCCACCGAAAACGTCGCGGTAACCGCGCCGGGCGGCATCGCCGAAGTTTTGCAGAGCCTGTTGCTGAGCGTCGTGGACAACCCGGTGAATGCGCTGATCAATGCCAACTTCATCGGTATTCTGGCTTGGGCAATCGGCATGGGCGTCGCGATTCGCCATGCCGGCGACACCACCCGCGAAGTGCTGGGTGATCTATCCAATGGCGTGACCTTGATCGTGCGTGTCGTGATTCGCTTCGCCCCGCTGGGTATTTTCGGTCTGGTCGCTTCGACTCTCGCCACCTCCGGCTTCGGTGCGCTGATCGGTTATGCGCACCTGCTGGCGGTGCTGCTCGGCTGCATGCTGTTCGTGGCGCTGGTGATGAACCCGCTGATCGTGTTCTGGAAATTGCGTCGCAACCCGTACCCGCTGACCCTCAAGTGCCTGCGTGAAAGCGGTATCACTGCATTTTTCACCCGCAGCTCGGCGGCGAACATTCCGGTCAATCTGGAATTGAGCAAACGTCTGGGGCTGCATGAAGACACCTATTCGGTGTCGATTCCGCTGGGCGCGACCATCAACATGGCCGGTGCGGCGATCACCATTACTGTGTTGACTCTGGCTGCGGTGCACACGCTGGGCATCGCCGTGGACATTCCGACTGCGATTCTGCTGAGTGTGGTGGCGGCGATCTGTGCCTGTGGTGCTTCGGGTGTGGCGGGCGGCTCGCTGTTGTTGATTCCGTTGGCGTGCAGTCTGTTTGGCATTCCGAGTGAAATCGCCATGCAGGTGGTGGCGGTCGGTTTCATCATTGGGGTGTTGCAGGATTCGGCAGAGACCGCGCTGAACTCGTCGACTGACGTGTTGTTTACCGCAGCGGCGTGTTTGGGTGAAGAAGTGAAAGCCCAGCGCACTGCGTAA
- a CDS encoding DUF1993 family protein, which translates to MTISLYAASVPVFQQMLNALSDVLKKAEAHATEKNIDPNAFLQARLYPDMFPLTRQVQIAVDFAKGVSSRLAEVEVPKYDDTETTFAELQALIAKVLAYIGEIKPEQIDGKEGIEIVTRPGTPKEKRFSGQAYLLTYGLPQFFFHVTTTYALLRHNGVEVGKRDYMGAF; encoded by the coding sequence ATGACCATTTCCCTGTACGCCGCATCCGTCCCGGTTTTTCAACAAATGCTCAACGCTTTGAGCGATGTGCTGAAAAAGGCTGAAGCCCACGCCACCGAGAAAAACATCGACCCGAACGCATTCCTGCAGGCCCGTCTGTACCCGGACATGTTCCCGCTGACCCGTCAGGTGCAGATCGCCGTCGACTTCGCCAAAGGCGTTTCCTCGCGTCTGGCTGAGGTCGAAGTGCCGAAGTACGACGATACCGAAACCACCTTCGCCGAGTTGCAAGCCCTGATTGCCAAGGTGCTGGCCTACATCGGCGAGATCAAGCCGGAGCAGATCGATGGCAAGGAAGGCATCGAAATCGTCACCCGTCCGGGCACGCCGAAAGAGAAGCGCTTCAGCGGTCAGGCTTACCTGCTGACCTACGGTCTGCCGCAGTTCTTCTTCCACGTCACCACCACTTATGCGCTGCTGCGTCATAACGGGGTTGAAGTGGGCAAGCGTGATTACATGGGCGCGTTCTGA
- a CDS encoding DUF480 domain-containing protein produces MTTEPESTFDEPRLNATEIRILGSLIEKQATSPETYPLTLNALVTACNQKTSREPVMNLTQGQVGQSLRALEGRGFAKLVMGSRADRWEHKVDKALELVPAQVILSGLMFLRGPQTVNELLTRSGRMHEFEDTEQVVHQLERLIARGLAVLIPRQAGQREDRYTHALGDPADIEVIMAARQNPSDRGASSGVSVERIEELEARIAALEERLARLE; encoded by the coding sequence ATGACCACAGAACCAGAATCCACCTTCGACGAGCCACGGCTCAACGCCACGGAAATCCGCATCCTCGGCTCGTTGATCGAGAAACAGGCGACCAGCCCGGAAACCTATCCGCTGACGCTCAATGCGTTGGTCACGGCATGCAATCAGAAAACCAGCCGCGAACCGGTGATGAACCTGACCCAGGGTCAGGTCGGCCAGAGTTTGCGGGCGCTGGAAGGTCGCGGTTTCGCCAAACTGGTGATGGGCAGTCGCGCCGACCGCTGGGAGCACAAGGTCGACAAGGCGCTGGAACTGGTACCGGCGCAAGTGATTCTCAGCGGATTGATGTTTCTGCGCGGCCCGCAAACCGTCAATGAACTGCTGACCCGCAGCGGGCGCATGCATGAATTTGAAGACACCGAGCAGGTGGTGCATCAGCTTGAGCGCTTGATTGCGCGGGGTTTGGCCGTGTTGATACCACGTCAGGCCGGGCAGCGTGAAGATCGTTACACCCATGCGCTGGGGGATCCGGCGGATATCGAGGTGATCATGGCGGCGCGGCAGAATCCGTCGGATCGCGGTGCCAGCAGTGGCGTTTCGGTTGAGCGTATCGAAGAGCTCGAAGCGCGGATTGCCGCGTTGGAAGAACGCCTGGCCCGCCTCGAATAA
- a CDS encoding cupin domain-containing protein, whose product MHPPILNLHQVELESLPEALAPEGETAGRYQQRMARVGQQLGAQKLGYRLYALPPGMRGSPFHSHRVNEEMFYVVAGEGEVRLGAERFPIREGDVIACPPGGPEKAHQIINTSSGELRYLAVSTQQQPEICEYPDSNKYAVMDDFQVDAEGNASGFVAVARQADGVDYWDGE is encoded by the coding sequence ATGCACCCGCCCATCCTCAACCTGCATCAGGTCGAACTCGAATCCCTGCCCGAAGCCCTGGCCCCGGAAGGCGAAACCGCCGGGCGCTATCAGCAGCGCATGGCCCGTGTCGGTCAGCAACTCGGCGCGCAGAAACTCGGCTATCGCCTGTACGCCTTGCCGCCGGGCATGCGCGGCAGCCCGTTTCACAGCCATCGGGTCAATGAGGAGATGTTCTACGTGGTGGCCGGGGAGGGCGAGGTGCGTCTTGGCGCCGAGCGCTTTCCGATCCGCGAAGGTGACGTGATCGCTTGCCCGCCGGGTGGGCCGGAGAAGGCGCATCAGATCATCAATACCAGCTCGGGCGAATTGCGATATCTGGCCGTGAGTACTCAACAGCAGCCGGAAATTTGTGAGTACCCGGATTCGAACAAATATGCGGTGATGGATGATTTTCAGGTGGATGCCGAGGGCAATGCCTCAGGTTTTGTGGCTGTGGCACGGCAGGCGGATGGTGTGGATTACTGGGATGGCGAGTAA
- a CDS encoding shikimate 5-dehydrogenase, whose protein sequence is MQMNPNKDTQLCMSLSGRPGNFGLRFHNHLYEQLGLNFYYKAFSSQDLTGAVGGIRALGIRGCGVSMPFKEACIALVDELDASAAAIQSINTIVNTNGHLKAYNTDYIAIEQLLKTHAVPKDSTFALRGSGGMAKAVASALRDGGYKNGLIVARNERAGRALADSLGYRWQAELEDERPQMLINVTPVGMDGGPEAGQLAFEPQVIAAAETVFDVVAIPSETPLIVRGRAEGKKVITGLEVIAIQALEQFVLYTGVRPTEEQFAAAVAFARS, encoded by the coding sequence ATGCAGATGAACCCGAACAAAGACACCCAATTGTGCATGTCCCTGTCGGGCCGCCCGGGGAATTTCGGTCTGCGTTTTCATAACCATTTGTATGAGCAGTTGGGCCTGAACTTCTACTACAAGGCGTTCAGCAGCCAGGACCTGACCGGCGCAGTCGGCGGCATTCGCGCCTTGGGTATCCGTGGTTGCGGCGTGTCGATGCCGTTCAAGGAAGCGTGCATTGCGCTGGTCGATGAGCTGGATGCGTCGGCGGCAGCGATCCAGTCGATTAACACCATCGTCAACACCAACGGCCATCTCAAGGCTTACAACACCGATTACATTGCCATCGAGCAGTTGCTGAAAACCCACGCGGTGCCCAAGGATTCGACCTTCGCTCTGCGTGGCAGCGGCGGGATGGCCAAAGCGGTGGCCAGTGCCTTGCGTGATGGCGGTTACAAAAACGGTTTGATTGTCGCCCGCAACGAGCGCGCCGGGCGTGCATTGGCGGATTCACTGGGTTATCGCTGGCAGGCGGAACTGGAGGATGAGCGCCCGCAGATGCTGATCAATGTAACGCCAGTGGGCATGGACGGCGGGCCGGAGGCGGGGCAGTTGGCGTTTGAGCCTCAAGTTATTGCTGCGGCTGAGACGGTATTTGATGTGGTCGCGATTCCGTCGGAGACGCCGCTGATCGTGCGCGGCCGGGCCGAGGGTAAAAAGGTCATTACCGGGCTTGAGGTAATTGCGATTCAGGCGCTGGAGCAGTTTGTCCTGTACACCGGCGTGCGCCCGACTGAAGAGCAGTTTGCGGCGGCGGTGGCGTTTGCCCGAAGCTGA
- a CDS encoding AI-2E family transporter has product MNEKSLQFKSLTVLLLLVTVAFIWILLPFYGAVFWAVILGIVFAPMQRRLQAKFGWQRNLTSLCTLSVCLVIAILPVIILSVLLVQEGAAVYKNIESGELDIAAYLAQFKHSLPPYFQHLLDRFGMGELNGLREKIVKSAMQGSQVLASQAFSFGQGTFEFVVSFFIMLYLLFFFLRDGAELARKVRTAVPLEETHKRRLQLKFNRVVRATVKGNLVVAVTQGALGGAIFWFLDIPSALLWAVLMAFLSLLPAVGAGIVWAPVAVYFLLSGMIWQGVVLGLFGVFVIGLVDNVLRPILVGKDTKMPDYMILISTLGGLAVFGLNGFVIGPLIAALFMSSWALFAETKPKVQLP; this is encoded by the coding sequence ATGAACGAAAAAAGCCTTCAATTCAAATCTCTCACCGTGCTGCTGTTGCTGGTCACGGTGGCGTTTATCTGGATCCTCTTGCCGTTCTACGGTGCGGTGTTCTGGGCGGTGATTCTCGGCATTGTGTTTGCGCCGATGCAACGCCGGCTGCAGGCGAAATTCGGCTGGCAGCGCAACCTGACGTCCCTGTGTACCTTGTCGGTCTGCCTGGTGATCGCGATTCTGCCGGTGATCATTCTCAGTGTGTTGCTGGTGCAGGAAGGCGCAGCGGTCTACAAGAACATCGAAAGCGGCGAACTGGACATCGCCGCGTATCTGGCGCAGTTCAAGCACAGCTTGCCGCCATACTTTCAGCACCTGCTCGACCGCTTCGGCATGGGCGAACTGAATGGCCTGCGCGAGAAAATCGTCAAATCGGCGATGCAGGGCAGCCAGGTGCTGGCCAGCCAGGCGTTCAGTTTTGGCCAGGGCACGTTCGAGTTCGTGGTGAGTTTTTTCATCATGCTGTATCTGCTGTTTTTCTTTCTACGTGACGGCGCCGAACTGGCGCGCAAGGTACGCACCGCTGTGCCACTGGAAGAAACTCACAAGCGTCGTCTGCAACTGAAATTCAATCGGGTGGTGCGGGCGACGGTGAAGGGCAATCTGGTGGTCGCGGTGACTCAAGGCGCACTGGGCGGGGCGATTTTCTGGTTTCTCGACATCCCCAGCGCTTTGCTGTGGGCGGTGTTGATGGCGTTTCTGTCATTGCTGCCAGCGGTCGGCGCGGGAATTGTCTGGGCGCCGGTGGCGGTGTATTTCCTGCTCAGCGGGATGATCTGGCAGGGTGTGGTGCTGGGCTTGTTCGGGGTGTTCGTGATCGGGTTGGTGGACAACGTGCTGCGGCCGATTCTGGTGGGCAAGGACACCAAAATGCCCGATTACATGATTCTGATCTCGACCCTGGGTGGTCTGGCGGTGTTTGGTCTCAACGGCTTCGTGATCGGGCCGCTGATCGCGGCGTTGTTCATGTCGAGCTGGGCGCTTTTCGCCGAGACCAAGCCCAAGGTGCAACTGCCTTAA
- a CDS encoding isochorismatase family protein: MQRFTRRFLSACAFSGVLASTGALADNHPTLRAMSGVTPVSQLLAGKSALLVIDFQNEYFTGKMPIPDGAVALAKTRELITFADSHKIPVYHVQHVAPAGSPVFAIDGETVKFHPDMQPRAKDVVLQKNTVSVFGSTDLNQRLKQSGIETVIVAGLMTHACVAGAARDAAPLGYSMIVASDASATRAITRANGTSIDKDALHKAALAEVEDTFGDVLTTDEIIKLPVR, translated from the coding sequence ATGCAGCGTTTCACCCGGCGCTTCCTCAGCGCCTGTGCATTTTCCGGTGTGTTGGCCAGTACCGGCGCATTGGCTGACAACCACCCGACCCTCCGTGCAATGTCAGGCGTCACGCCAGTCAGCCAGTTGCTGGCCGGCAAATCCGCGTTGCTGGTGATCGATTTCCAGAACGAATACTTCACCGGCAAGATGCCAATCCCGGACGGTGCTGTCGCACTGGCAAAAACCCGTGAGTTGATCACCTTCGCCGACTCCCACAAGATCCCCGTGTACCACGTTCAGCACGTGGCCCCGGCCGGCTCGCCGGTGTTTGCCATTGATGGCGAAACCGTGAAATTTCACCCGGACATGCAGCCACGCGCCAAGGATGTGGTGCTGCAAAAAAACACGGTCAGCGTGTTCGGCAGCACCGATCTGAACCAACGGCTGAAGCAGTCGGGCATCGAAACGGTGATTGTTGCCGGCCTGATGACCCACGCCTGTGTCGCTGGGGCTGCGCGCGATGCCGCGCCACTCGGTTACAGCATGATCGTCGCTTCGGATGCCTCGGCGACCCGTGCGATCACCCGCGCCAATGGCACATCCATCGACAAGGATGCCTTGCACAAAGCCGCACTGGCGGAAGTCGAGGACACCTTCGGCGATGTGCTGACCACTGATGAAATCATCAAGTTACCGGTTCGCTGA